The Burkholderia sp. NRF60-BP8 genomic sequence CGTGCTGAACGCGATGGACGCGAAGGAGCGCGGCGCCGAGATCCTGACGCGCACGAAGCTCGTTTCCGCCGAGCGTCGCGGCGACGCATGGGAAGCGCGGCTGCAGCAGGCCCACGGTTCGATCCGCGTCGTGCATGCCCGCGCGATCGCGAACGCGGCCGGCCCGTGGGTCGGCGAAGTGCTGCACGGCGCGCTCGGCCGCGGCGCGCATCACAGCGTGCGGCTCGTGAAGGGCAGCCACATCATCACGCGCCGCCTGTTCGATCACGACCACGCGTACATCTTCCAGAACCCGGACAAGCGGATCATCTTCGCGATTCCGTACGAGCACGATTTCACGCTGATCGGCACGACCGACGTCGAATACACGAACGATCCCGCGAGGGTCGCGATCGATCGCGACGAAACGCAGTACCTGTGCGATTCGATCAACCGCTACTTCAAGCGCAAGATCTCGCCGGCCGACGTGCACTGGACCTATTCGGGCGTGCGCCCGCTGCTGGAAGACGAGAACGCGGCGAACGCATCGGCCGTCACGCGCGACTATCGCCTCGAGCTCGACGACGGCGCGGGCGCCCCGCTGCTGTCGGTGTTCGGCGGCAAGATCACGACGTTCCGCAAGCTCGCGGAAGAAGCCGGCGACATGCTGTGCCGCGCGCTCGGCCGCGACGCGAAGACCTGGACTGCCGGCGCCGCGCTGCCCGGCGGCGGCATCGCGAACGCGAAGTTCGACGAGTTCGCCGGCGCGTTCGCGAAACGCCATCCGTGGCTGCCCGCCGCACTCGCGCGCCGCTATGCGCGTGCGTACGGCACCCGCGCGGAGCGCGTGATCGACGGCGCGAAGTCGCTGGCCGATCTGGGCGCCGAAATCGCGCCGGGCATCCACGACGCGGAACTGCGCTACCTGCGCGACGCCGAATGGGCGACCTGCGCGCAGGACGTGCTGTGGCGACGCTCGAAGCTCGGGCTGCACGTCGCGCCCGGCACGCTCGATGCGGTGACCGCCGCGGTCGACGCATGGTTCGCCGCCGCGCATGCGCCGCACGCCTGATTCGAATGCTGTTGCAGTTGCCTGACCGACGTTGACTCACCGACGCGCCGCCCACATGCGGCGCGCATCACAACTAAGCCAATCCACGGATGGAGATGAGAGACATGCAGGACCAGTACATCCTCGCGCTTGACCAGGGCACCACGAGTTCCCGCGCGATGCTGTTCGATCGCCAGGGCAATATCGTATCGATCGCCCAGAAGGAATTCGAACAGATCTACCCGCAACCCGGCTGGGTCGAGCACGACCCGCAGGAAATCTGGTCGACGCAAGCCGGCGTCGCCGCGGAAGCCGTCACGCGCACGGGCCTGAACGGCACGTCGATCGCCGCGATCGGCATCACGAACCAGCGCGAAACGACGATCGTCTGGGATCGCGAGACGGGCCAGCCCGTCTACAACGCGATCGTCTGGCAGGATCGCCGCACGGCCGACTTCTGCGATTCGCTGAAGCAGCAGGGCCTCGAAGCGAAGGTGCGCGCGAAGACCGGCCTGCCGATCGACGCGTACTTCTCCGCGACGAAGATCCG encodes the following:
- the glpD gene encoding glycerol-3-phosphate dehydrogenase, with amino-acid sequence MTQPNRYDLLVVGGGINGAGIARDAAGRGLSVMLCEQDDLASHTSSSSTKLIHGGLRYLEYNEFGLVRKALQERETLLRAAPHIMWPLRFVMPHMPNLRPAWLIRIGLFLYDHLAKRELLPGSRGIDMRRHAAGAPLIDSIKRGFVYSDGWVDDARLVVLNAMDAKERGAEILTRTKLVSAERRGDAWEARLQQAHGSIRVVHARAIANAAGPWVGEVLHGALGRGAHHSVRLVKGSHIITRRLFDHDHAYIFQNPDKRIIFAIPYEHDFTLIGTTDVEYTNDPARVAIDRDETQYLCDSINRYFKRKISPADVHWTYSGVRPLLEDENAANASAVTRDYRLELDDGAGAPLLSVFGGKITTFRKLAEEAGDMLCRALGRDAKTWTAGAALPGGGIANAKFDEFAGAFAKRHPWLPAALARRYARAYGTRAERVIDGAKSLADLGAEIAPGIHDAELRYLRDAEWATCAQDVLWRRSKLGLHVAPGTLDAVTAAVDAWFAAAHAPHA